The Prionailurus bengalensis isolate Pbe53 chromosome B1, Fcat_Pben_1.1_paternal_pri, whole genome shotgun sequence genomic interval CAGCAGGACACCTCGGACTACAAAAGGAGGGACCAAAAGTTGAGCATCTAGTTTTTGAACCATGTGGCTCCTCTGTCTGCGAGGTCTGCCCTGAATGGCTGATAGATCTTTAGGTGTTAGGATGCAGACAAGCCTGGGCCTGGAAACCAGCATTCTCTGGGAATTCCAATAACCGTTGAGGAAGACCTCAACATATGGAAAGATCTAGGATCAAGAGTCCTGAATATGTAACTCTGGATACCAAAGTTGTGTTTGGGTTGGCCAACAATCAGTATTTTAATTCTCTCCTAAATATAGGGGAAAAGAAGgtatcatttatctttattttatagtaCAATATCAACTTTATAATATTGCTCTGCACTCAGTTCAACCCTCTGGCATTATGAGGTGGTTAAACCATCTGTCTTTTGCCTCTGAAGCCCACCTAACTCAGTAATACTCTAGATGTGCAGTGCCTATGACTCGGTTCTGTTTAATCTGGACAGATTCCATTTATTCAATCCTGAGAGTTAAAAAATGGAGTAAATGCATCTGAAATGCAATAAGAGACCTTACTCTTGACGTTTAAGCCTTACCATTTTAaggtaagaaacacaaaaatatccCATATGGAGTTCTATGGTGGTTTTCCAGTGTGATACCTTTCCCAAAAAACTATCCTTCCAAGTCTGGCCCTAGTTTTAAATACGGTTTACTTTTCAAGTGTTGGAACAGAGCCCCTTATGCCATTTGCaagtggaaatattttctctctccacctttaAAACCCCTTAGGGATTGTTGTGCATGTGGGCATATGTAATCTAAAATTTAGTCACTTTTAAATTTGCTTTGCAGGGAGTACTGTTAATGGCCCATTTTAGCATGAATCATATTAGCAAGGAGTGGGTGAACGTGAGTCATATTAAcaaggtggggcaggggaaggaaactGAGTATTGCTCTGCAGCAACTCTGCCAGCTTGGAGACTTTTCAGGATCAAGATTTAAAGATGAGACAGGATATTAAGAGGACGTGGACATTTCAATGCTGGCTCTATGACTCCTGAACTCTATACCTATCTGGAAGATGAGGCCATACTCCAGCCCTTTTGAATAAAGGGCTGTAGGGGTTGGGTTTAAAATCTTTGTTATAAtgttgcacctgggtggctcagtcagttaagcttccgactttggctcaggtcatggtcttgtggttcatcaggttcaagccctgcatcaggctctgtgctgacagctcgaagcctggagcctgctatggattctgtgtctccctctttctgcccctctcccactcattctctctctctctctctctctctctctctctctctctttctcatgctgtctctctctctcaaaagtaaacatttaaaaaaattttattgaaatctttGCTATAATACACCACTTTATGTTAATCCAAGCCTTTTGCAAAAATGACCCAATTCCAAAAACGTACAATAGTGGAAACTCTTAGTTACATACACACCTAATATTGAGGAATTATACACATGGTGTTGACTGCTCTACACTCCCATTTATTAGGGAGGAGACTGCTACATCATTGCTGTTCACATGGACATCGTCAGAAAATCGTTTGATTTTGATTCAGAAAGCTACACTGGGATCaacaattgtaaaaataaataaataaataggatggATCTCATTACTGTTACTCATTTTGCCCAAATCTACAATGTTGTGGAACCTGAGAAAATATATCTGCAAAAGTAGTTGGTTTTGCGTGattcactcaaatatttatttaataaataggcACTTAGGCACTGCATCAGGTGCTAAGGACAGGGAAGAATGAGACCTGGTCCCACAGGTTTCATGTGGTCCAGGAGAGACATGGATATACATGGAATGTCGTGCTACAGTGTGATAGGAGCTCTAATGGGAGCAATTGTGGGAAAAGACAGGGTTTGCTCTCAACTTTGGGGGCAAAGGGCCAAACTCTCCAGACAgggaaatatatacaaatgaattTGTAAATGCCTAGTGTTTCAGAATTTTATTAGGtttatattctattaaaaataaatgccttcttatcagtaacaaaaaaaaaaaaaacttaagactCATAAAGCCAATAGAAATCTCCATAAACTTATGGTTTATGACTACAAGTAACTTAAGCTTGTCTAGGTGCCTAAGACAAGTGTGATTACATGGTAGGTAATGAGTAAGGCACAAAACATAGAACAAGGAAACACTATGGTAAATCTATGAGAAACGCACAATTAGCAAGGCAAGGAGATGTATTAATACAGTGTGATGTTAAATATTGCTGTAAAAAAGCACTTTCATATtctttatctaatttaattcttgGGAGAATCTAGTGCAGCAAGAAGAATAGGTAAGGCCAAGAAGCTATGTAAACCTCGCAAGTTCCTAAAGCTGTTACAGCTCTGACTGCAAGCTCACAGTCCTGGGGTTCCATTGGCCTACAGAATCTTCCTGAGAGTGATGTGCACAGTCAAGTCATGACTCACCTCCATTCTCACCCTCTACTTCATCCTGCAGATGGGATCATTTCCATTATGCCATCATGAAGCAGACCTTGCCTCTTACTATCTAGAAACTTCCCTAACGAGATGCTTAAGCTTTCATGAATTCTGCATCCGAGGTTGGTGTATAGTTGGTAAAAAGCAGACTTGCCCTTACTGCAAAGAGAAGGTTGATTTGAAGAGGATGATCAGTAACCcgtatcctttaaaaaaaaaaaaaaaagttgtgagaTATTATGTAAATGTTCTGGTAATGTATTCTTAAATCTAAATATTCATTATCTTCATTACAGTTTTAGCTGAAAGCTTTGTTTTCCCGTATCTATTTCAAAATGACTTACTAGTCTCTTTTCTCCCCTGTGCCTATGTTACTACTCTGGCTAGGAATTTAAATGCCAAAAAAGATACATTATACTCTTTATAGTCCATGTATTCTACTATAAGGGCTTTAGTGGGAATGTGATGGGATATTGCAAGAGATGGGTAAATATATGGAaggattagatagatagatgatagctatataaatagatgatggatggatgggtgggtgggtgggtgggtggatggatggataggtaggcAGATAGTTGGATGACAGGTAATGGGTGGATGGGATGAGTGGGtgggtatataaatatatagactggaaatgaaattttaaaatcccCAAATGTGAACTAGTatatagaaaagtatttttaagatatactatagttttattatttccagAATGAGTAAGGTTATTTTCCCCCTGGATTTGGTCTTTTAAATTCCTTGCCATGCCTCATCTTGTCTTAGGCTAAACCCTAGTGATaataatattgaaagaaaatgaggaactACAGACAGCTTATGGCAGCAGCTAGGATTTTTATAGACACCAAGGTTCTCCAACTGAGGCCACAGGAAGCCTCAGTGGCCCCATCCAGAGCTGACCACAAAGACTTAGTCCTCAACCCCACTGGCTCAAGACCATAATACGGTAAAACCTtagtttgcaagcataattcattctggaaacatgtttgtaatccaaacCACTTGTATATcgaagtgaatttcaagaaccattggctcagttgtgatcatgtcaCGTTCAGTGtcacgtactacttgtattgcaagacaatGCTCGTTTATCAAGctaaaacttattagaaatgtttgctcatcttgcagaacactcacagaacaagttactcacagtccaaggttttactgtatatctcTTCCAGGGGGTAGGTGGGATTGAAACATAGCCCCACCTTCAGCAGCAAACATTGAGAGGTTGGCATCAACCTGCCAAGTACTGTCTTTCCTCATACGAGACAGTCTTTCCAGACTATCTATGTACCAGTCACCTAAATTTTACAGTGCTGAAGGAGACACCTCCCTTGTTCCCTCTCCCCCTATTCTTTTCCAACCCTGAATGTACAGTTTTAACAATGGCTGCCAGGGGCAATGCCCACACCTCTCTGATGACTGCAAATCAAGGAAAGATTTGCAATTAGGGCAGCAGAGGAGGGAGCATCTTTTTGTCTCAGGGCCATGCCACAGCAAGAGAGCATCTCTGTGGCCACCAGCTCCCTCTGGTGTGTGATGCTCCCCCCTCCCAGTGCATCCGCTCTCTCTGAAGTTCCCTTCTGATAGGAGGAAACCAAGTCCCGAACTGCTTTTGGTTAACaacttataaaactaaaatatatgcaGCTTTGTTATAATGTTGGTGATAATATGATCATAAATGTCACCTTAAATGCTCATTTAAATAACAAAGGACCATCGGTTACTCCATACAGTCTTGAGAGAATAAGCTTTTGAATATTACATGTACTCCTTTTATTGAGAGtcagtaaaaagaaaagcttcttgGGGAATATTTGCCTTTATGTATGTAACATTGCTATTAGAGATATTATGTGTTAATTACATCCCCTTAGCACAATTTATCAAAGAAACCGGAAAAAGCATATCTTATCTgtgatggttttcttttcaatacaGTGCCGAAGGCTGTTTTGGCTCACTTAAGGAAGTTTCCATGATCCTTGGTTTCCAGTGTCgtcatcttcctcttcctttctctgttagTATATGACCCTtgccttttgttgttttataGTTTGAGATTTTATTGTAATCTGTTTTATTGTTGGAAATTTGGTGTAATGTAAATAACAATGATAATCAAATGCTATAAAAATCACATAAGGGGCTTTTAAATGAGCATACAGAATTAGGAGGAAAGGAAATACTCATTGCATTGTTGattacatttgcaaatgatattcaTGAATATTTGTGCTACTTGACTGTATATAGAGCAACCTCCTTAACTGAGATTTAGCTGGGAGCGCACACACTTTTTATATGGACAAATCCTGGATTGGCTTCGTTATTTGGTGGCCTGGCAACCCGTGGTGATTGGAATAGTTCAAGGCATTAATTATTCACTAGGGCTGGAATAGTACAGCAGACTTACTCCAGAAGCAATGTGTtgcatgttgaaatatttttaaatccttgatCCTACACTTAATAtcgatattcttttttttaatttcagaggtGATCCCAAGAGTTTAGAGAACTGAGCCTTACCTAAGCAGTCTGTCTATGTGGAAAGAATTTAGAGAGAAGCTGAATgtcaaaagttcagaaaaaaaccaaaagtgaAACCAATGAATCTGTGAGGTAGCAATTAGTAAAAATTTATTGTGCACACATCTAAAAGATAGTTTGCAAACCAGGAGCACTCAGACCAAAACACAGAATGAGGCTCAGAGCTATATGTTATAAAGCAGCTTATATAGTGTGGAGGCAGTGACTGTTTATTCTTCATGGTGATTGGTTACAATACgggaattttcttaaatgaaagggAATTGGTTAGTGATCACCTCATCTCAATTTGGGGAGAACAATTTaagttttgcttatgattttcaGAGGTGTAAGCAAGAAGTGATCTCGGTCAAGTTAGCTTTGCTTGTCCTGCAAAGTAAGCTAAATTAAGCTTTGCTTGTATGACTAACCTGGTTTTGTCCACTGAAGGAGTTTTCAAGTCTGGCCTCTGTTTGTGTTTGGTTTTAACATGAacaacagaataaacaaatagagCACACTTTGCATCTTTCCCCTTGTGATCATTTTCTAATTGATGCATGCAGCCCATTTGTTAGCACCCGCCATGGACATCCTACCTCTAATTTGGCTGATAATGTACTTCTTACATACAACATTTAGTTACAACTGGTATCTTCTAACCAGTTCAACATCTTCAAGGACGTAGGCAGAGTTGTTAAGTAATCTACAGTTCAAGGAGATTACTGCAGCTTTGGCACCATAAAGGCCTCTGTGTAGAGGGCATTATTCCCAAAATGTCTAGCACTAGGTGCCACAGCCCAGCCCATTCAAAGGGCCTGAGCTGCACTGCGTTTCCCGGGCCTGCCAAGTGCACTTGACCCATCCAAGGGTTGCGTTAAAGTGGAGGAAAACCACTCTCTTCTTTTGTGCCACTCTGttcacatgcacgcatgcacacacacacacacacgcacacaccatcACTGTTGCTGtactctgcttttattttcttcatagcacttatcaacacctgaaatcataccatacatttgtttgttattgtttgtctCCCCTTCCAGGAAGGCAGAGAATTTTATCTATTTAGTTCCCTGTTGTATCTCCAGCACTTGGAGCACTGGCTGGATATAATGGGCACTCAGTAATtatttgctgaaagaatgaaTTAATCCAGCAGGAGGGGGTAAAATTAATGGAATAGGAAAGAACTGTCCAAAAGAATTAACTCAAGAACGATAGACTCCccaaattaatttgttttaaattgctGGTGAGTTGTTGAACAGCGACCACCACACACATATCAGACATCTACTCTGCacacttgaagacattatacttGTATGAAGTAGAAGGAAACACACCTACTGTCAAAAACATAGGCCATGTTCTTAATGCTATTCAAAGTTCTGTCACAACCATAATGAAAAAAACTCACACTCAGATTTTTTCTACCTGTTGGTAATTTTCCTTCTTGAAACTTCCCAATGCTTCAGTATTATGATTGACTCACCATCCAGATTATCAGATTGAACTCTGATTTATTTCcctattcagcaaatatttcattaattcgATGCTTATTCCATACCAGGCATGGGCAACAATtaaggagagaaaacaagattCCTGAGCTTATAGTCtattgacaaataaaaacacGTCACTGTTGGATAAAGCACTACCTTAAAGTGTCTTCTTCTATAAAAGGAGCCCTTAAATTGACCTCTGATGCATTTCCCACTTATCTTTTATGAACAGCTGCAGGGGGATAGCCTTTAGAACCCTTTGCAACTCAGGGAGAGTAAACCGTATGTGTCTGCATAGAATTCTAAATGACCCTCAGAGTTCAGAAATGTTGGATAATCACTAAACAAGCTCACACAAAACAATAAAGATGCCATTCCCTTCATAGTTTAGGCATTGAAAACCTCATCCCAATTTttggaatatgtatatatacgttgAAAAAATTATGGAGAGCTATACACTACACAGTTACCAGTGGTCATCCCAAGGTGAAGGGGGAAGAGTGGATTCGTTCTTTCTATGCTCTTACCTCGTGTCCAAAATTTCTACAGTGAACATGTTTAACATTTgcgatgagaaaaataaagattatttttatattacttcaAATCTAGCAATTAACCATGGAGCTATTTCTATTGCTGTTTAAATTACTGAAATTAAATCTACAGACCAAGTCCATGTTAAATTTATCTGGTTCTCATGATAATTAACATTGTACTTAATGGAGGACATAGAGAAGTAAAGCAAATAGTCCATAATTGCCTTTGGTTTCTGTAGCATCTCAAGTTTCCTTCTcctgaatttgtccatttttttcttagacTAGCTACTGTTTCCTCCTTTATACTTCCCAGGAGTTGttatgagagagaagaaacactGTGAGTTTCCCCAGGCCTAAAATCTGCTATGCACttcatgaatttatttctctgggatatttttctacaaaaaacaaaacaaaacaaaacaaaaacaaacagggtCCCTTGTATCACTGCTAGTAcccataagagaaaaatatacatttataaactaTAATCTGTAAGATGAGTcacttcttggggaaaaaaataatagctaacatccACTACCAGCATCCCTATTACCCCACGCAAACATCCATGGTTCCCGTTCTCAGAGGTTTGGTCCTCttgcccccctcacccctccagAGGGAGTGGGAACCAAGGGGCATGCACTCATTGGTTTACTTACCCTGCTGTACATTCAGACCTACATCATACCCTTTGATGTAGATATTACTGTTCCTATTCTAAGGGCAGGAGAATATTTGGGgacaggttaagtgacttgcccaaagatATGCATCTACTGACCCAGGtttttctgactccagagctcaaTGAAGCACACGAACTGGCTGGAGTTTGAGCCAGAGCTCAATGAAGCCAGGACTGGCTGAGAACTAAGCAGGTCAGGTCATTTCTACTCGGTCATTTCtattcgggtcatgatctcacagtttgtgactcagagccccacatggggctctgtgcggacagtgcagagcctgcttgggattctctttctcgccctctctctctgcccctcccgtgctcaccttctctcaaaataaataaacatttaaaaaaaaaaaaaaaagaactgagcagGTCAGAGGAGGTTAGCTTCCTTTCATATGTGGTTTCCAACTTAAGAAATGTGTGTCGAATCAGCAAATAGTTCTTAGCTTAATTTATTTCATTGCATTAAATGCAATGTAGTATTAACTCTAGcttataaaaattaacatatggAAGTAGTATctatcttttaaattattgtgtatcaaatattttttgagtcaCGCTGAGGAATTGCTAGGCATATACTTGTTTAAAGATCTACTTACTTCACATGTGCTTTTGTAAATgttcagaggaaaagagagccttttttagaatcagaaacaagactttttcagaagaaaaaagcaagatgcTGCAGGAGAAATggatgagaagacagagactgagagCCAGAGTAACTAGACACTAATCAGAACTTCACCCAGAGGTAAAGACTGAAGGAAGATTAGAGTCAGGGATGTGGGAGGCTTCCTTCGTGGTCTTCTAAACTAAGTATTTCATtcacacttgacccttgaacaacacaggttaaAACTGCATGGGTCTACTTATGCTCAGAtgtatggttttcttaataagatgttcttttctctggctgactttaGTGTAAGAATACCacatacaataatatatataacatacaatctGTGTGTTCATTGGCtgcttatgttatcagtaaggcttccagtcaacagtagacgACTAGTAGTTAAGGtttgggaagtcaaaagttacacacacAGATGTTTGAGTGTGCAGAGGGAGGGGGTACATCACTGCCCCTAAGCCCTGCCTTGTTCTAGGTCAACTGTACTTCATTAGTTTCATTTTCATGGGAAGCCACAATTTACTGTATATTGTGTTATATACACTTCCTCAAGTAACTATGACTGGAAAAAACCTATCAAACACCCAGAAAGACAGACCCAGTTCATGTGAAAATACACCATCTAGGTAATTTGCATACTGTAAAGTTTAATGTGGACTCAAGGCACTTCTTTCTAGGAACAGCAACAAGTTTGGCTGAGTGCACCAACCTTTTGCCTTCTTGTTCTTGAGAGCAGTCACACAGTGAGGAAACAGCTAAGTGGGGTAGAGAATGCCATCTGCAGACATGCATGAGTATCCTTGCAGAAAACTGACCAACACATTCATGGGAAATCTGTTCCTTCGTCCTATTTCCTAATGAACTAAACCAATTGCTACAGATAATTCAGATGTCAATAATggactcaggggcgcctgggtggcgcagtcggttaagcgtccgacttcagccaggtcacgatctcgcggtccgtgagttcgagccccgcgtcaggctctgggctgatggctcagagcctggagcctgcttccgattctgtgtctccctctctctctgcccctcccccgttcatgctctgtctctctctgtcgcaaaaataaataaacgttgaaaaaaaaaattttttttttaaataaataatggattcAGATCATGATTATCTCATAGGATTAATAAAAAGCcaagaacatttaatttttaatctggTAGTTTTTATAAAACAGCACtctagaggcacctgggcagctcagtcagttaagcgtccgagtcttgatttcagctcaggtcatgatctcacagttcgtgagtttgaaccccacattgggctctgtgctgacagcacagagcctgcttgggatcctctctccctctctcccagccctccccaccccccccaaaataataaaacatttaaaacaaccaGCACTCTAGACAAAATATGAACAGTTTTAGTGGTTTTAGTAAGCAAGCCTTCAAATGACAGTGCATTTATGTGGTCCACCTACAACTGTCAGAATGGACTGAGCTACAACTAGTGATATAAGGACCACCACCAGACCAAGACTGGCCTTTAATGAAGGAACCTAGGACTTTATTGCAGTTCTCAAGTTTAACCAAAACCCTTCCTGCTGAGCTTCGTCTGTGGGCCACTCCAGGTAGGTCTTGGTGTTCATCATCTTCCGCAGCTTACAGAAACGCTGGGGGATGGCCTTTTTCTCAATGGGCTCCAGAAGAATGAGAATGACAGCATCGTTGTTCTCATCAAACAGACGGAAGTGGGAGAAGTCCAGCTCGTACTTGCACCACTCACTCTTCACAAAGTTTTCAGAAAGCACAAAGACGGTTTTGTGGCTCTTCTCGATGGAGTCGATGATGTTGTCGATAATCCATTTGCCGGGAATGAAGTCCCGCTTGTGAAGACACAACTTGAAGGGAGGGTCGAAGTGCTCCAGCTCCTGGACCATAAGGTTCTCCACCCAGTGGGAATCCCGCTCGCTGTAAGACACAAAGGCGTCATAACAGAGGTCCCGCTGGGGAGCTTTCCTGGGCTTCCTTTTGGCCTGGAGCCAAGCCCACATCATTTTCAGGTACCACAGCCCGTGGAAACGGTGGCACAGAACCCCCGTGAGCAGGATCAACAAGAAAAGGACACAGCACACGACAGACACCAGAGCTGCCCTGTGGCATTCAGAAGCTGGGAGATGGGTGTCCTGAACCCGCTGGCCCCGCACATAGAATGGAGAGTCACACAGGTAATTGTGTGGCCAGTCGGTCAGGGTCTGGGCCAGTGCTTGCTGCTCCCGCGTGAAAGACAGGAATTCACAGGAGCAAATGAAATTGTTGCCGCCAGCTTCCAAAGTCGTCAGTCTTTGAAAAGAATCAAGTTGCTCCTTAGAGAAAGTGTTTATTGCATTTCTGCTGATTCTCATGACCTGTAACGTGGGTAAGAAGGAGGCATCTGGTAGAGTCTTCAACTTATTTCTGGAAATATAAAGTTCTTTGAGTTGTGGCAAAGTCAGAGAAAATGAATCGAGATTGTTATTGCTAATATCTAAAATTTCCAGTGTCCAGGGGATGCATCGGGTTAAGCTGTATATTCTGGTGTTGGATAAGTTCAAATATTTCAACTTTTCTGGCCACTGACAAGTTTCAGGCATAGAAAGATAACTGTTCTTACTAATATCAAGGTTAATCAAGTTTTTCAGAGTAAGCAAAGTTTCTCCGGTTTTTTCTAATGATTTCAAACGATTTTGCCTTAAAATTAAGGTTTGTAGGAGGGGCCAGGCATGCTCACAGGCTGCATTTCTCAAGTATTCTTCAACCATTAAATTGTCACTGAGATCCAAATATtctaatgattttaaatgttgTGAAAGTAAACAAGGAACCAGAAACACCTTACTGCTTTCTACTGTGACTCTTTTGACTCTTTCCGTAAGTGAATACACACTACTCAGATCACGAAACGAGTAGAAGTATGGAATGACCAACCTCCGTACTGTTAATGTCTCTATCCCACCTACACTTCCAATTTTGCCCATGTCAGCTACGTCAAAGTCGCCAAGCCCATGGAGAGTACAGTCCTCAAACTCTACTTCTAACACTCCAGAAACGTAATTCAACAGTTTTACAAGTTCGCTAAAACTTCCATCAGTGATTTTCACGTTTCTAAACGTCCACTTTTTAATCGACGTATTTGTTTCATTGATGgatgcttttgaaaaatgtaaagtgTTCAAATGAGTATCTCTCAGTTCCAAATGTTCCACAGAACTTAAAAGATCTACAAAAATCTCCAGCAGCAAATCAGGCTGTTTCATACGAAGGGCCAGATGGCTGATGTTCTGAATGGACTTCAAACTCTCTGGCTCATACTTCTGGAGATTTGAAGCATCAATCTCAAGTTCCTCAAGAAAAGTCAGCCCAGCAAAATCCTTTTCCTGAATCGCAGTGAAACTGTAAATATTTCCCACTTTCAGAATTCGCAAAGTTGTGAGCTGAGAAAAAAGAGGTGTTTGCCCAAGTGATTTGTAAGGATTTCCCAGCAAGTTTAAGAACTTCAAGGAAGAAAGGGGCCTGAACCATGAGGATGATAAATTAGATATGTGATTATAGGATAAGTCCAAATGTTCGAGACTccccagggaaaaaaaagaatcttcctcTATCGTGTTAATTTCATTAGACTCCAGCCTCAGAGCCCTGAGGTTCACACAGTCCTGCAGGTCACTGTTGCCAATGTAGGTGATCTCATTGTTGGAGAGGTCAAGGCTTCTCACAGCCGCCGT includes:
- the TLR2 gene encoding toll-like receptor 2, encoding MSRVLWTVWVLGAVTSLSKEVAPHQTSLSCDSTGVCKGHSRSLNSIPSGLTAAVRSLDLSNNEITYIGNSDLQDCVNLRALRLESNEINTIEEDSFFSLGSLEHLDLSYNHISNLSSSWFRPLSSLKFLNLLGNPYKSLGQTPLFSQLTTLRILKVGNIYSFTAIQEKDFAGLTFLEELEIDASNLQKYEPESLKSIQNISHLALRMKQPDLLLEIFVDLLSSVEHLELRDTHLNTLHFSKASINETNTSIKKWTFRNVKITDGSFSELVKLLNYVSGVLEVEFEDCTLHGLGDFDVADMGKIGSVGGIETLTVRRLVIPYFYSFRDLSSVYSLTERVKRVTVESSKVFLVPCLLSQHLKSLEYLDLSDNLMVEEYLRNAACEHAWPLLQTLILRQNRLKSLEKTGETLLTLKNLINLDISKNSYLSMPETCQWPEKLKYLNLSNTRIYSLTRCIPWTLEILDISNNNLDSFSLTLPQLKELYISRNKLKTLPDASFLPTLQVMRISRNAINTFSKEQLDSFQRLTTLEAGGNNFICSCEFLSFTREQQALAQTLTDWPHNYLCDSPFYVRGQRVQDTHLPASECHRAALVSVVCCVLFLLILLTGVLCHRFHGLWYLKMMWAWLQAKRKPRKAPQRDLCYDAFVSYSERDSHWVENLMVQELEHFDPPFKLCLHKRDFIPGKWIIDNIIDSIEKSHKTVFVLSENFVKSEWCKYELDFSHFRLFDENNDAVILILLEPIEKKAIPQRFCKLRKMMNTKTYLEWPTDEAQQEGFWLNLRTAIKS